In the Salinirubrum litoreum genome, one interval contains:
- the thrS gene encoding threonine--tRNA ligase, whose translation MSEIAVILPDGTELTVPEGSTVADVAFEIGPGLGRDTVAGVIDGDLVDKATVVPDGARLEIVTEDSDEYLDTLRHSAAHVFAQALLRLYPDAELTIGPWTDEGFYYDIYGVDLDSDDLEEIEAEAHDIIDEDYDIERFTRSREEAFEVYEDNRFKREILDTEAADDEEVSFYRQAEFEDLCKGPHVESTGEIGGFTLLNISSAYWRGDEDNEMLTRVYGTAFPSEDELAEFMEMREEAKERDHRKIGREMDLFSIPEVTGPGLPLYHPNGKKILDELADYARSLNVDAGYEPVETPHLFRTELWKQSGHYENYADDMFLMDVNDEEYGLKPMNCPGHATIFDQHSWSYRDLPVRYFEDGKVYRREQRGELSGLSRVWSFTIDDGHLFCKPEQIEQEVNQVMDAIYEVLDTFGLEAHVALATRPEKSVGGDEIWEQAESQLRSVLENQGIDYDLEPGDGAFYGPKIDFAFEDALGREWDGPTVQLDFNMPERFDLSYTGEDNEDHQPVMIHRALYGSYERFFMVLVEHFNGKFPLWLAPEQVRILPVSDDNLGYSHRVKNELQDAGFRVEVEDRSWTVGRKIQDAHADRVPYMLILGGNEEDAGTISVRDRKEREDDGIQLQEFKEHLISEREEKRTEPDFLDD comes from the coding sequence ATGAGTGAGATCGCAGTGATCCTCCCGGACGGCACGGAACTGACCGTCCCGGAGGGGTCCACGGTGGCGGACGTAGCGTTCGAGATCGGGCCGGGTCTCGGGCGCGACACAGTCGCCGGCGTGATAGACGGCGACCTCGTGGACAAGGCGACGGTGGTGCCGGACGGCGCGCGACTGGAGATCGTGACGGAGGACAGCGACGAGTATCTCGACACCCTGCGCCACTCGGCGGCCCACGTCTTCGCGCAGGCGCTGCTCCGCCTGTACCCGGACGCGGAGCTGACCATCGGCCCATGGACGGACGAGGGCTTCTACTACGACATCTACGGCGTCGATCTGGACAGCGACGACCTCGAGGAGATCGAGGCCGAAGCCCACGACATCATCGACGAGGACTACGACATCGAACGGTTCACGCGCTCCCGCGAGGAGGCGTTCGAGGTCTACGAGGACAACCGGTTCAAACGGGAGATCCTCGACACCGAAGCCGCCGACGACGAGGAGGTCTCCTTCTACCGGCAGGCCGAGTTCGAGGATCTCTGTAAGGGTCCCCACGTCGAGTCGACGGGCGAGATCGGCGGGTTCACACTGCTGAACATCTCGTCGGCCTACTGGCGCGGCGACGAGGACAACGAGATGCTGACGCGTGTCTACGGGACGGCCTTCCCGAGTGAGGACGAACTCGCGGAGTTCATGGAGATGCGCGAGGAGGCGAAGGAGCGCGACCACCGGAAGATCGGCCGCGAGATGGACCTGTTCTCCATCCCCGAGGTGACGGGGCCGGGGCTCCCGCTGTACCACCCGAACGGGAAGAAGATCCTCGACGAACTGGCGGACTACGCCCGATCGCTAAACGTCGACGCGGGCTACGAACCGGTCGAGACGCCGCACCTGTTCCGGACGGAACTGTGGAAGCAGTCGGGCCACTACGAGAACTACGCCGACGACATGTTCCTGATGGACGTGAACGACGAGGAGTACGGCCTGAAGCCCATGAACTGCCCGGGCCACGCGACCATCTTCGACCAGCACTCGTGGTCGTACCGCGACCTGCCGGTGCGCTACTTCGAGGACGGGAAGGTGTACCGCCGGGAACAGCGCGGTGAACTCTCGGGTCTCTCGCGCGTCTGGTCGTTCACCATCGACGACGGCCACCTGTTCTGCAAGCCGGAGCAGATCGAACAGGAGGTCAATCAGGTGATGGACGCCATCTACGAGGTGTTGGACACCTTCGGACTGGAGGCACACGTCGCACTCGCCACGCGCCCGGAGAAGTCGGTCGGCGGCGACGAGATATGGGAGCAGGCGGAGTCACAGCTCCGGTCGGTCCTCGAGAATCAGGGCATCGACTACGATCTGGAACCGGGCGACGGTGCGTTCTACGGGCCGAAGATCGACTTCGCGTTCGAGGACGCGCTCGGACGAGAGTGGGACGGCCCGACGGTTCAGTTGGACTTCAACATGCCCGAGCGGTTCGACCTCTCGTACACGGGCGAGGACAACGAGGACCACCAGCCAGTGATGATCCACCGCGCGCTGTACGGCTCCTACGAGCGCTTCTTCATGGTGCTCGTCGAGCACTTCAACGGGAAGTTCCCGCTGTGGCTCGCCCCCGAGCAGGTCCGCATCCTGCCGGTGTCGGACGACAACCTCGGGTACTCACACCGCGTGAAGAACGAACTGCAGGACGCCGGCTTCCGCGTCGAGGTCGAGGACCGGTCGTGGACGGTCGGGCGGAAGATTCAGGACGCGCACGCCGACCGGGTTCCCTACATGCTGATCCTCGGCGGGAACGAGGAGGACGCGGGGACGATCTCGGTTCGGGACCGG
- the malQ gene encoding 4-alpha-glucanotransferase, whose translation MRFDRQSGVFMHVTSLPGPHGIGDLGDGAREFVDFLDRADQSLWQVCPLGPTSSAHGDSPYQSYSAFAGNPLLVSLDRLHEQGWLTDEDLADTPDLDRHSVEYDRVRTFKQDRLRDAARRFDETASDSELAEFEAFCDEQASWLDGYALFMSLKSHFGGDLWTNWPEAVKTRDPDTLAEYREELADEIHYHEFCQFVFSRQWQDVKQYANDHGVKVVGDLPIYVALDSADVWSAPEAFQLDEHNEPTAVAGVPPNDNDSGQRWGNPLYDWEHLAETGYDWWMDRLSRLFEQVDVTRIDHFRGFDRYWAIPADSQSPGDGEWREGPQDDFFETVEAEFGDLPFVAEDLGFVDEGLVRLRDGFDFPGMKVPHYADWCAEYNDHQPQHFPENAVAYTSTHDTNTIVGYYEHLDDRQKDCLHYNLGVDGSRINWSMIEAVWKSNAVIALTTMQDVLGLDSHARFNTPGTAEGNWRWRVTSEGLHDDAADELSYLTELHLR comes from the coding sequence ATGCGATTCGACCGCCAAAGCGGTGTCTTCATGCACGTCACGTCGCTGCCCGGCCCGCACGGGATCGGCGATCTCGGCGACGGCGCACGGGAGTTCGTCGACTTCCTCGACCGCGCCGACCAGTCGCTCTGGCAGGTCTGCCCCCTCGGGCCGACCTCCAGCGCCCACGGCGACTCGCCGTACCAGTCCTACTCGGCCTTTGCCGGCAACCCACTGCTGGTGAGTCTCGACCGCCTCCACGAACAGGGGTGGCTGACGGACGAGGACCTCGCGGACACACCCGACCTCGACCGCCACAGCGTCGAGTACGACCGCGTCCGGACGTTCAAACAGGACCGCCTGCGTGACGCCGCCCGGCGGTTCGACGAGACCGCAAGCGACTCCGAACTGGCCGAGTTCGAGGCGTTCTGCGACGAACAGGCGTCGTGGCTCGACGGTTACGCGCTGTTCATGTCCCTGAAGTCGCACTTCGGCGGCGACCTCTGGACGAACTGGCCCGAGGCCGTGAAGACCCGCGACCCGGACACGCTGGCCGAGTACCGGGAGGAGTTGGCCGACGAGATTCACTACCACGAGTTCTGCCAGTTCGTCTTCTCTCGTCAGTGGCAGGACGTGAAGCAGTACGCGAACGACCACGGGGTGAAAGTGGTCGGCGACCTGCCCATCTACGTCGCGCTGGACAGCGCCGACGTGTGGTCCGCGCCCGAGGCGTTCCAGTTGGACGAGCACAACGAACCGACCGCGGTCGCCGGGGTCCCGCCGAACGACAACGACTCGGGGCAGCGCTGGGGGAACCCGCTGTACGACTGGGAGCACCTCGCGGAGACGGGCTACGACTGGTGGATGGACCGCCTGTCGCGGCTGTTCGAGCAGGTGGACGTGACCCGTATCGACCACTTCCGCGGGTTCGACCGCTACTGGGCCATCCCGGCCGACTCCCAGTCGCCGGGAGACGGCGAGTGGCGCGAGGGGCCGCAGGACGACTTCTTCGAGACGGTCGAGGCCGAGTTCGGCGACCTGCCGTTCGTCGCGGAGGATCTCGGCTTCGTCGACGAGGGTCTGGTCCGACTGCGTGACGGCTTCGACTTCCCCGGGATGAAGGTCCCCCACTACGCCGACTGGTGTGCCGAGTACAACGACCACCAGCCACAGCACTTCCCGGAGAACGCGGTGGCGTACACCTCGACACACGACACGAACACTATCGTCGGCTACTACGAGCACCTCGACGACCGACAGAAGGACTGTCTCCACTACAACCTCGGCGTCGACGGCTCCCGGATCAACTGGTCGATGATCGAGGCGGTCTGGAAGTCGAACGCGGTCATCGCGTTGACGACGATGCAAGACGTGCTGGGTCTGGACAGCCACGCCCGCTTCAACACGCCCGGCACCGCCGAAGGCAACTGGCGCTGGCGCGTGACGAGCGAGGGACTGCACGACGACGCCGCAGACGAACTGTCGTACCTGACGGAACTGCACCTGCGGTAG